One stretch of Legionella birminghamensis DNA includes these proteins:
- a CDS encoding multidrug effflux MFS transporter, with amino-acid sequence MNSIAWTEKQTLLRLFPLIISISFAMDVFVPAIPDMNQFFNTDNAVMQASLYVFMFTVAVGQLITGPLADKLGRRRVAVGCALLFFVGSLLATFTSSIHALIITRIIQAAGACGTYLVCFIIVRDNFSTQACARLFSILTGTNSIVASSAPIIGGVLLDWTHNWHSGFYFLTILGLIMTAIAFRYIPDYAYSRPETSGSWLQAMKPMLKNADFRQYTLVAASCLLGLYLFCALSPGILITQLHLSGTEYGLWFGLNAMTMFLTNMVTVRFTYSYSLENIVRCGVIVMMVSCLLMTGLNFEECSVLRFMLPMICLTIGIGMSMGSATALALRDFERQAGTATALVGACQFGLAGFMGVITSQFTPGPLSLTIPVFCFSAIGLVGVSKLGLILNNSLDN; translated from the coding sequence TTGAATTCCATTGCCTGGACAGAAAAACAAACACTCTTACGGTTATTTCCCTTAATTATTAGCATTTCATTTGCCATGGATGTTTTTGTGCCCGCTATTCCCGATATGAATCAGTTTTTTAACACTGATAATGCGGTGATGCAGGCCAGCCTTTATGTCTTTATGTTTACTGTTGCTGTGGGGCAATTGATAACAGGGCCTTTGGCCGATAAACTGGGGCGCCGGCGAGTAGCCGTCGGCTGTGCGCTGCTCTTTTTTGTCGGTTCACTTCTCGCCACTTTTACCAGCTCTATTCATGCGCTAATTATCACTCGCATTATTCAGGCTGCAGGAGCCTGTGGAACTTATCTGGTGTGCTTCATCATTGTTCGCGACAATTTTTCAACGCAGGCCTGTGCGAGATTATTCAGTATTTTGACTGGTACGAACTCAATTGTTGCCAGTTCGGCGCCCATCATCGGTGGTGTGCTGCTAGATTGGACACACAATTGGCACAGCGGTTTTTATTTCCTCACCATTCTGGGATTAATAATGACTGCGATTGCGTTTCGTTATATCCCTGATTATGCCTATTCCAGGCCTGAAACGTCAGGCAGTTGGCTCCAGGCAATGAAGCCTATGCTGAAAAATGCTGATTTTCGTCAGTACACATTGGTTGCCGCATCCTGTTTATTGGGTTTGTATCTATTCTGCGCCTTATCTCCCGGGATATTAATTACCCAACTGCATCTCAGTGGAACAGAATACGGTCTCTGGTTTGGTTTGAATGCGATGACAATGTTTCTGACCAATATGGTTACTGTCCGCTTTACATACTCTTATTCTCTGGAAAATATTGTGCGTTGCGGGGTGATTGTCATGATGGTTTCATGCCTGCTAATGACCGGCCTCAACTTTGAGGAATGCAGTGTATTAAGATTCATGCTGCCGATGATTTGCCTGACCATTGGTATTGGAATGAGCATGGGATCAGCTACAGCGCTGGCGCTGAGGGATTTCGAGAGGCAAGCGGGGACTGCAACCGCTTTAGTGGGAGCTTGCCAATTTGGGCTGGCAGGGTTTATGGGAGTGATAACTTCCCAGTTTACCCCTGGCCCTTTAAGTCTGACCATTCCGGTCTTCTGTTTTAGCGCGATAGGGCTTGTTGGCGTAAGCAAATTGGGATTGATTCTGAATAACTCTCTAGATAATTAG
- a CDS encoding malonic semialdehyde reductase has product MLNPITHNATIEETLTRDSIGSLSSEALRQLFLDARTHHFWQDRPVSDLILRKLFDLVKWAPTCVNGSPARILFIKSPLEKAKLLPCLMEKNVEKTRLAPVTAIIAYDLAWFEYLDALSPHFDYKPMFESNTALSEATAFRSGSLQGAYLIMAARALGLDVGPMSGFNSEMVDEIFFKGTNWRTNFLCNLGYGDKSKLHPRAPRLKFEEACQII; this is encoded by the coding sequence ATGCTAAATCCAATCACCCACAATGCAACTATAGAAGAAACATTGACGAGGGATTCTATTGGTTCTCTTTCATCTGAGGCGCTTCGACAACTTTTCCTGGATGCTCGAACTCATCATTTTTGGCAAGATCGACCGGTTTCTGATCTTATTTTACGAAAGCTATTTGATCTTGTTAAATGGGCACCTACCTGCGTGAATGGGTCACCAGCAAGAATACTATTTATTAAATCTCCTTTAGAAAAGGCAAAGCTGCTTCCCTGTTTAATGGAAAAGAACGTTGAAAAAACGCGACTTGCTCCGGTAACAGCGATTATTGCCTACGATTTGGCCTGGTTTGAGTATTTGGATGCTTTATCTCCCCATTTTGATTACAAGCCAATGTTCGAGTCGAACACCGCATTGAGCGAGGCCACAGCATTTAGAAGCGGTTCGCTTCAAGGAGCCTATTTGATAATGGCTGCTCGTGCACTGGGGCTGGACGTAGGCCCGATGTCTGGATTTAATTCAGAAATGGTAGATGAAATTTTCTTCAAAGGGACAAACTGGCGGACAAATTTTCTCTGCAATTTGGGCTATGGAGATAAGTCAAAGCTTCATCCGCGAGCGCCACGATTAAAATTTGAAGAAGCGTGCCAGATCATTTGA
- the cas2 gene encoding CRISPR-associated endonuclease Cas2 has protein sequence MLVLITYDVNVTSKDGQSRLHKVAKICLDYGMRVQNSVFECEIDPAQFALLKSKLLRTINPEVDSLRFYFLGKKGRKRIEHVGAKLVPDPLRSHLII, from the coding sequence ATGTTAGTGCTCATAACTTATGATGTAAATGTCACCTCAAAAGACGGACAAAGCCGCTTGCACAAAGTTGCAAAAATTTGTCTGGATTATGGAATGCGGGTACAGAACTCTGTTTTTGAGTGTGAAATTGATCCCGCACAATTTGCCCTGCTAAAAAGCAAATTACTCAGAACAATTAATCCTGAAGTGGATAGTTTGCGATTCTATTTTCTAGGAAAAAAGGGAAGGAAGAGGATTGAGCACGTAGGTGCAAAGCTTGTTCCCGACCCACTTCGGTCGCATCTGATTATATAG
- the cas1c gene encoding type I-C CRISPR-associated endonuclease Cas1c: MKKLLNTIFITRQESYLHKERETIVIKQGNTKLGQFPALSVGNIMCFGQVSISPFLMGFCAEQGIGIAYYTQQGRFLARIQGRQMGNVLLRRTQYRWADDEKKTAEISRVIVAAKIANSRTVLLRQLRNHGDNLLLRQSSKQLMHCIRHCKNAQNLEVIRGIEGEAATVYFGVFNELLRATVFQFSGRVRRPPTDPVNALLSFIYSLITQECIAALYGVGLDPQVGFLHRDRPGRPSLALDLLEEFRAAWADRLVLTLINRKQITAKHFVTQSSGAVYLNDDARKMVLIAYQERKQEELIHPYLQEKIPVGLLPHCQALLLARHLRGDTAYYTPYLVK; the protein is encoded by the coding sequence ATGAAAAAATTACTGAATACCATTTTCATCACGCGTCAGGAAAGCTATCTTCATAAAGAGCGTGAAACGATTGTCATTAAGCAAGGCAATACTAAGTTGGGGCAATTTCCTGCGCTGAGTGTTGGCAATATTATGTGTTTTGGTCAGGTCAGTATTTCTCCATTTCTGATGGGATTTTGTGCAGAACAGGGGATTGGAATTGCATACTATACACAGCAGGGAAGATTTCTGGCACGTATTCAAGGCAGGCAAATGGGCAATGTTCTGCTCCGCCGTACCCAATATCGCTGGGCAGACGATGAGAAGAAAACTGCAGAGATATCCCGCGTCATTGTTGCCGCGAAAATAGCAAATAGCCGCACCGTTTTATTAAGACAACTCCGAAATCATGGTGACAATTTACTTCTTCGACAATCCAGCAAACAGTTAATGCACTGCATACGTCATTGCAAAAATGCGCAAAACCTGGAAGTTATCAGAGGAATTGAAGGGGAGGCTGCAACTGTGTACTTCGGAGTTTTCAACGAGTTGCTAAGAGCTACAGTCTTTCAATTTTCGGGACGGGTAAGACGGCCGCCTACTGATCCTGTTAACGCCTTACTATCATTTATATATTCTCTGATTACTCAGGAGTGTATTGCGGCCTTATATGGTGTGGGACTTGATCCACAGGTAGGTTTTTTGCACCGGGATAGACCGGGAAGGCCAAGCCTCGCTCTTGATCTTCTTGAAGAGTTTCGTGCGGCTTGGGCGGATCGTCTGGTATTAACATTAATTAATCGAAAACAAATCACTGCTAAACATTTCGTCACACAGTCTAGCGGCGCAGTCTACTTAAATGATGATGCACGAAAAATGGTCCTGATAGCTTATCAGGAGCGCAAACAGGAAGAATTAATTCATCCTTATTTGCAAGAAAAAATCCCTGTTGGGCTTTTGCCTCACTGTCAGGCTTTACTTCTTGCCAGACATCTTCGTGGTGATACAGCCTATTATACTCCCTATCTGGTGAAATAA
- the cas4 gene encoding CRISPR-associated protein Cas4: protein MDDYLPLSALQHYAFCPRQFALIHIEQVWSENKFTAEGRILHERVDSGEKGQRKNFRTERNVVLVSNHYKLSGKIDLLEVEMEQGQAIHFFPVEYKRGKPKVENWDRVQLCAQALCLEEMRGIPINEGAIWYWNIRRRVSVPIDQKLRAETIQIIADTHALLQKGNTPAPTPDKTRCKACSLFDICQPEIMRSDHSANYLNKLFVCDDYKDES from the coding sequence ATGGACGACTATTTACCCTTGTCTGCTTTGCAGCATTATGCTTTCTGTCCCCGGCAATTTGCCCTGATCCATATTGAGCAAGTATGGTCGGAAAATAAGTTTACCGCCGAGGGGCGCATTCTGCATGAAAGAGTGGACTCTGGGGAAAAGGGGCAGCGAAAGAATTTTCGTACTGAACGAAATGTGGTTCTGGTTTCGAATCATTATAAACTATCAGGAAAAATTGATTTACTGGAAGTTGAGATGGAGCAGGGGCAGGCCATTCATTTTTTTCCAGTAGAATATAAGCGCGGCAAACCAAAAGTTGAAAATTGGGATCGAGTGCAACTTTGTGCGCAGGCCTTGTGCCTGGAGGAAATGCGCGGGATACCTATTAATGAGGGTGCAATCTGGTACTGGAATATTCGCCGACGTGTTTCTGTCCCCATAGACCAGAAACTAAGGGCGGAGACTATTCAAATAATAGCAGACACTCATGCTTTATTACAAAAAGGGAATACACCTGCTCCAACGCCTGACAAGACCCGATGCAAAGCCTGTTCGCTTTTCGATATTTGTCAGCCTGAAATTATGCGCTCGGATCATTCTGCAAATTATCTGAATAAGCTCTTTGTTTGTGACGATTATAAGGATGAATCGTGA
- the cas7c gene encoding type I-C CRISPR-associated protein Cas7/Csd2 encodes MTAIMNRYEFVYLYDVTNGNPNGDPDAGNLPRLDPETNLGIATDVCNKRKVRNYVSWEKEGQPGYAIYMQEKSVLNNQHKKAYEALSIQPEAKKLPKDEAKAHELTEWMCRNFFDVRAFGAVMTTEVNAGQVRGPVQFTFARSIDPVIPMEISITRMAVTNEKDLEKERTMGRKHIIPYGLYRMHGFISAKLAERTGFTEEDLQLLWQALLNMYEHDHSAARGEMSARKLVVFKHESPMGNAPAHTLFDTVQVMRMIDDNKPARRFDDYSIKVDTEALPRGVSVTEYL; translated from the coding sequence ATGACTGCCATAATGAATCGATATGAGTTCGTTTATCTTTATGATGTTACGAATGGAAATCCAAATGGAGATCCTGATGCTGGCAATCTACCTCGTCTAGATCCTGAAACCAATCTGGGTATTGCAACGGATGTGTGTAATAAGCGAAAAGTAAGGAACTATGTCAGCTGGGAAAAAGAAGGGCAGCCCGGCTATGCCATCTATATGCAGGAAAAATCGGTATTAAACAACCAACATAAAAAAGCCTATGAAGCATTGAGTATCCAGCCTGAGGCCAAAAAGTTACCCAAAGACGAAGCCAAAGCCCATGAATTAACAGAGTGGATGTGCCGAAATTTTTTTGATGTCCGTGCATTTGGGGCAGTGATGACTACTGAGGTCAATGCGGGTCAGGTCCGTGGCCCGGTGCAGTTTACCTTTGCCCGTTCGATCGATCCGGTCATCCCGATGGAGATTTCCATTACCCGAATGGCAGTTACTAATGAAAAGGATTTGGAAAAAGAGAGAACGATGGGCCGAAAGCATATTATACCTTATGGCTTATACAGAATGCATGGTTTTATTTCTGCAAAACTGGCTGAGCGGACAGGATTTACAGAAGAGGATTTACAGCTGCTGTGGCAAGCCCTTCTGAATATGTATGAGCATGATCATTCTGCTGCGCGCGGGGAGATGTCTGCCCGTAAATTAGTCGTATTCAAACATGAAAGTCCCATGGGTAATGCGCCAGCACATACTTTATTTGATACCGTTCAGGTCATGCGAATGATTGATGATAATAAACCCGCTCGTCGATTTGATGATTATTCAATCAAAGTTGATACCGAAGCGTTACCTAGGGGGGTAAGTGTTACTGAATATTTATAG
- the cas8c gene encoding type I-C CRISPR-associated protein Cas8c/Csd1: MILTALCNYYQRMIEKENSDIAAYGFSKEKISYALVISSEGELLDVEDIRDISGKKPVPKLLCVPQPEKRTSGIKPCFLWDKTSFVLGVSAKIKNRAVLEHQAFIDFHEGLFEKETDVGLLAVLKFLHQWTPSQFYTSGKFKEEMLDSNMVFRLQGEYQYIHSRPAASAILSRSEEGVEARGKCLVSNRIASIARLHPYIKGVDNAQTSGASIVSFNLKAFTSYGKLQGDNAPVSEEAAFAYTTALNDLLRRESGKRIQIGSSCTIVFWAQADSKEKIIQAESLFANLMSPPTDDSETGRLRSALEVIAKGLPLCDLNPNLDENTLLYILGLSPNNSRLSIRFWETGSLEMFARRLATHYYDLWLEPSPWQHAPGIARLLLETVPHRKDSKPKFDDIQPLLSGEMTRSILTGSRYPHTLLANVIMRMRADGHISSLRVALCKAVLTRDRRLGVKGVQQEIPMSLDTDNVDPGYLLGRLFAELENAQTAALGTQVNATICDRYYGAASATPASIYPVLLRNTQHHLSKLRKGGSREKSIAWKIEHTIQEIVDKLEPAFPKNLNMETQGHFAIGYYHQRNARFKQQELPNAEGATE, from the coding sequence ATGATTTTAACGGCTTTGTGTAATTATTACCAAAGGATGATTGAGAAAGAAAACTCGGACATCGCGGCTTATGGGTTTAGTAAAGAAAAAATAAGCTATGCTCTGGTTATTTCTTCTGAAGGGGAGCTACTAGATGTAGAGGATATTCGGGATATTTCTGGCAAAAAGCCTGTACCTAAACTGCTTTGTGTTCCTCAGCCTGAAAAAAGAACTTCCGGTATCAAACCTTGTTTTTTATGGGATAAAACCTCTTTTGTGCTCGGTGTGAGCGCTAAAATAAAAAACCGCGCTGTTCTGGAGCATCAAGCATTTATTGACTTTCATGAGGGACTGTTTGAAAAAGAAACAGATGTGGGACTGCTAGCCGTATTAAAATTCTTACATCAATGGACTCCTTCACAGTTTTATACATCGGGCAAATTCAAAGAGGAAATGCTGGATAGCAATATGGTGTTCCGATTACAAGGGGAGTATCAATACATTCATTCAAGGCCGGCAGCATCAGCAATATTAAGCCGTTCTGAAGAAGGCGTCGAGGCTCGAGGGAAATGTCTTGTGAGTAATCGAATTGCCTCCATAGCGCGATTACACCCCTATATTAAAGGCGTGGATAATGCACAAACCTCAGGTGCATCAATTGTTTCCTTCAATTTGAAAGCCTTCACCTCTTATGGCAAATTGCAAGGGGATAATGCACCTGTCTCTGAAGAAGCCGCTTTTGCTTACACAACCGCACTAAATGATTTACTTCGACGTGAGAGCGGCAAAAGAATTCAGATCGGCAGCTCCTGTACGATTGTTTTCTGGGCGCAGGCCGATTCGAAGGAAAAAATTATCCAGGCAGAATCGCTATTTGCGAATTTAATGTCCCCGCCAACGGATGATTCTGAAACTGGCAGGTTGCGGTCAGCATTAGAAGTAATTGCTAAGGGATTGCCCTTATGTGATCTGAATCCAAATTTAGATGAGAATACCCTGCTTTATATACTAGGGTTATCGCCAAATAACTCCAGGTTATCAATCCGATTTTGGGAAACAGGCAGTTTGGAAATGTTTGCCAGGCGTTTGGCTACGCATTATTACGATTTGTGGCTCGAGCCGTCACCTTGGCAGCATGCACCGGGGATAGCCAGGCTTTTGCTGGAAACTGTTCCACACAGGAAAGACAGCAAACCCAAGTTTGATGATATCCAACCTCTTTTAAGTGGCGAAATGACTCGCTCCATTCTAACTGGATCAAGGTATCCTCATACTTTGCTTGCGAATGTAATTATGCGTATGCGAGCTGACGGCCATATTTCATCGCTACGCGTTGCGCTGTGTAAAGCCGTTTTGACACGCGACAGGCGTTTAGGGGTTAAGGGAGTTCAACAGGAGATACCAATGAGTCTAGATACGGATAATGTTGATCCCGGCTACTTGCTGGGGAGATTGTTTGCTGAATTGGAAAATGCACAAACAGCTGCTTTGGGAACACAGGTCAATGCCACTATTTGTGATCGCTACTATGGGGCAGCCTCTGCCACTCCGGCAAGTATCTATCCAGTCTTACTCCGTAATACGCAGCATCATCTGTCGAAATTACGCAAAGGCGGATCCAGGGAAAAATCAATTGCCTGGAAAATAGAACATACTATTCAGGAAATTGTAGACAAGCTGGAACCGGCTTTTCCAAAGAATTTGAATATGGAAACCCAGGGACATTTTGCCATTGGTTATTACCACCAGCGTAACGCCCGTTTTAAACAACAGGAATTGCCTAATGCAGAAGGAGCTACAGAATGA
- the cas5c gene encoding type I-C CRISPR-associated protein Cas5c, translating to MEVKTLGRARMAWGIRLMVWGEHACFTRPEMKVERVSYDVITPSAARGILEAIHWKPAIRWMIDRIHVLNPIQFESIRRNEVGSKIAAGTINKAIKANSTAGLACYVEDERQQRASTILRKVSYLIEAHFELTEKAGMDDTEGKHIDIFQRRASRGQFFHQPYLGVREFPAFFQLIEKDEVKVKIHESLKGERDLGYMLYDLDFEKGVTPLFFRARMRDGIIEIPPLQEVKS from the coding sequence ATGGAAGTTAAAACGCTTGGGAGAGCAAGAATGGCATGGGGCATTCGTTTAATGGTTTGGGGGGAGCATGCTTGCTTTACTCGCCCTGAAATGAAAGTGGAAAGAGTGAGTTATGATGTTATTACCCCTTCTGCCGCACGAGGGATCCTTGAGGCAATTCACTGGAAGCCTGCTATTCGCTGGATGATTGACCGCATTCATGTCCTTAATCCTATTCAATTCGAATCCATACGCCGCAACGAGGTCGGCAGCAAAATAGCGGCGGGTACCATCAACAAAGCTATCAAAGCGAACTCTACAGCAGGTTTGGCCTGTTATGTAGAGGATGAGCGCCAACAAAGAGCCTCTACCATTTTACGTAAAGTGAGCTACCTGATTGAGGCACATTTTGAACTAACAGAAAAAGCGGGAATGGATGATACAGAAGGCAAGCATATAGACATTTTTCAGCGAAGGGCCAGCCGGGGGCAATTTTTCCATCAACCCTATCTTGGCGTGCGGGAATTCCCTGCATTTTTCCAGCTTATAGAGAAAGATGAAGTGAAGGTTAAAATTCATGAATCATTAAAAGGGGAGCGTGATCTGGGTTATATGCTCTATGATCTTGATTTTGAAAAAGGGGTTACGCCGCTTTTTTTCCGCGCCAGAATGCGCGATGGAATCATTGAGATTCCACCTCTACAGGAGGTGAAATCATGA